From a single Pelmatolapia mariae isolate MD_Pm_ZW linkage group LG20, Pm_UMD_F_2, whole genome shotgun sequence genomic region:
- the slc35a2 gene encoding UDP-galactose translocator isoform X2 has product MAVGNLSKTGEEKTATRGQSEVNRRLKYISLAVLVVQNASLILSIRYVRTLPGDRFFTTSAVVMAEVLKVLTCLVIILLQKRLNVKEMVYFLIDVIVVQYKDTLKLAVPSLIYTLQNNLQYVAISNLPAATFQVTYQLKILTTALFSVLMLRKSLSRVQWISLLLLFAGVAIVQVQQEGNKEASVKDTSTQNYTVGLVAVVISCLSSGFAGVYFEKILKGSSASVWVRNVQLGIFGTALGLLGLWWNDGAAIAERGFLFGYTSMVWCVIFNQAFGGLLVAVVVKYADNILKGFATSFSIIVSTVTSIYLFGFHVDVLFTAGAGLVIGAVYMYSLPKAPAGSASASSSSSSSSTSEKTDRDAEMEAFLPKCAGKEKGS; this is encoded by the exons ATGGCCGTGGGGAACCTCAGCAAGACGGGAGAGGAGAAGACAGCGACCCGCGGTCAGAGTGAAG TTAACAGACGGTTGAAGTACATCAGCCTGGCTGTGCTCGTGGTCCAGAATGCATCGCTCATCCTCAGCATCCGGTACGTCCGCACGTTGCCAGGCGACCGCTTCTTCACCACGTCGGCCGTGGTGATGGCGGAGGTCCTGAAGGTCCTGACGTGTCTGGTCATCATCCTACTGCAGAAGAGAC TAAACGTGAAGGAGATGGTGTACTTCCTGATCGACGTCATCGTGGTTCAGTACAAAGACACTCTGAAGCTCGCCGTTCCTTCTCTCATCTACACTCTGCAGAACAACCTGCAGTACGTGGCCATCTCCAACCTGCCGGCCGCCACCTTCCAG GTGACCTACCAGCTGAAGATCCTCACCACGGCTCTGTTCAGCGTGCTCATGCTCAGGAAGTCTCTGTCCAGAGTTCAGTGgatttctctgctgctgctgtttgccGGAGTCGCCATCGTGCAG GTGCAGCAGGAGGGCAACAAAGAGGCGTCGGTGAAGGACACCTCCACTCAGAACTACACCGTGGGCTTGGTTGCCGTGGTGATCAGCTGCTTGTCGTCGGGATTTGCCGGCGTATACTTTGAGAAGATCCTGAAAGGCAGCTCCGCCTCTGTGTGGGTGAGGAACGTGCAGCTGGGAATCTTCGGCACGGCGCTCGGCCTGCTGGGACTCTGGTGGAatgatggcgccgccattgccgAGCGTGGCTTCCTGTTTGGGTACACCAGCATGGTGTGGTGCGTCATCTTCAACCAGGCGTTCGGCGGGCTGCTGGTGGCCGTGGTGGTGAAGTACGCCGATAACATCCTCAAGGGCTTCGCCACCTCCTTCTCCATCATCGTCTCCACGGTGACGTCCATCTACCTGTTCGGCTTCCACGTGGACGTACTCTTCACTGCAGGGGCGGGGCTTGTCATTGGCGCAGTCTACATGTACAGCCTCCCCAAAGCGCCCGCCGGCTCGGCGTCCGcgagctcctcctcctcctcgtcttccACGTCCGAGAAGACGGACAGAGACGCCGAGATGGAGGCGTTTCTGCCAAA GTGTGCAGGTAAAGAGAAAGGATCCTGA
- the slc35a2 gene encoding UDP-galactose translocator isoform X1, with amino-acid sequence MAVGNLSKTGEEKTATRGQSEVNRRLKYISLAVLVVQNASLILSIRYVRTLPGDRFFTTSAVVMAEVLKVLTCLVIILLQKRLNVKEMVYFLIDVIVVQYKDTLKLAVPSLIYTLQNNLQYVAISNLPAATFQVTYQLKILTTALFSVLMLRKSLSRVQWISLLLLFAGVAIVQVQQEGNKEASVKDTSTQNYTVGLVAVVISCLSSGFAGVYFEKILKGSSASVWVRNVQLGIFGTALGLLGLWWNDGAAIAERGFLFGYTSMVWCVIFNQAFGGLLVAVVVKYADNILKGFATSFSIIVSTVTSIYLFGFHVDVLFTAGAGLVIGAVYMYSLPKAPAGSASASSSSSSSSTSEKTDRDAEMEAFLPKAQGGVSPPSAVHITT; translated from the exons ATGGCCGTGGGGAACCTCAGCAAGACGGGAGAGGAGAAGACAGCGACCCGCGGTCAGAGTGAAG TTAACAGACGGTTGAAGTACATCAGCCTGGCTGTGCTCGTGGTCCAGAATGCATCGCTCATCCTCAGCATCCGGTACGTCCGCACGTTGCCAGGCGACCGCTTCTTCACCACGTCGGCCGTGGTGATGGCGGAGGTCCTGAAGGTCCTGACGTGTCTGGTCATCATCCTACTGCAGAAGAGAC TAAACGTGAAGGAGATGGTGTACTTCCTGATCGACGTCATCGTGGTTCAGTACAAAGACACTCTGAAGCTCGCCGTTCCTTCTCTCATCTACACTCTGCAGAACAACCTGCAGTACGTGGCCATCTCCAACCTGCCGGCCGCCACCTTCCAG GTGACCTACCAGCTGAAGATCCTCACCACGGCTCTGTTCAGCGTGCTCATGCTCAGGAAGTCTCTGTCCAGAGTTCAGTGgatttctctgctgctgctgtttgccGGAGTCGCCATCGTGCAG GTGCAGCAGGAGGGCAACAAAGAGGCGTCGGTGAAGGACACCTCCACTCAGAACTACACCGTGGGCTTGGTTGCCGTGGTGATCAGCTGCTTGTCGTCGGGATTTGCCGGCGTATACTTTGAGAAGATCCTGAAAGGCAGCTCCGCCTCTGTGTGGGTGAGGAACGTGCAGCTGGGAATCTTCGGCACGGCGCTCGGCCTGCTGGGACTCTGGTGGAatgatggcgccgccattgccgAGCGTGGCTTCCTGTTTGGGTACACCAGCATGGTGTGGTGCGTCATCTTCAACCAGGCGTTCGGCGGGCTGCTGGTGGCCGTGGTGGTGAAGTACGCCGATAACATCCTCAAGGGCTTCGCCACCTCCTTCTCCATCATCGTCTCCACGGTGACGTCCATCTACCTGTTCGGCTTCCACGTGGACGTACTCTTCACTGCAGGGGCGGGGCTTGTCATTGGCGCAGTCTACATGTACAGCCTCCCCAAAGCGCCCGCCGGCTCGGCGTCCGcgagctcctcctcctcctcgtcttccACGTCCGAGAAGACGGACAGAGACGCCGAGATGGAGGCGTTTCTGCCAAA aGCTCAGGGAGGCGTGTCTCCTCCCTCTGCTGTCCACATCACAACCTAA
- the slc35a2 gene encoding UDP-galactose translocator isoform X3 — translation MAEVLKVLTCLVIILLQKRLNVKEMVYFLIDVIVVQYKDTLKLAVPSLIYTLQNNLQYVAISNLPAATFQVTYQLKILTTALFSVLMLRKSLSRVQWISLLLLFAGVAIVQVQQEGNKEASVKDTSTQNYTVGLVAVVISCLSSGFAGVYFEKILKGSSASVWVRNVQLGIFGTALGLLGLWWNDGAAIAERGFLFGYTSMVWCVIFNQAFGGLLVAVVVKYADNILKGFATSFSIIVSTVTSIYLFGFHVDVLFTAGAGLVIGAVYMYSLPKAPAGSASASSSSSSSSTSEKTDRDAEMEAFLPKAQGGVSPPSAVHITT, via the exons ATGGCGGAGGTCCTGAAGGTCCTGACGTGTCTGGTCATCATCCTACTGCAGAAGAGAC TAAACGTGAAGGAGATGGTGTACTTCCTGATCGACGTCATCGTGGTTCAGTACAAAGACACTCTGAAGCTCGCCGTTCCTTCTCTCATCTACACTCTGCAGAACAACCTGCAGTACGTGGCCATCTCCAACCTGCCGGCCGCCACCTTCCAG GTGACCTACCAGCTGAAGATCCTCACCACGGCTCTGTTCAGCGTGCTCATGCTCAGGAAGTCTCTGTCCAGAGTTCAGTGgatttctctgctgctgctgtttgccGGAGTCGCCATCGTGCAG GTGCAGCAGGAGGGCAACAAAGAGGCGTCGGTGAAGGACACCTCCACTCAGAACTACACCGTGGGCTTGGTTGCCGTGGTGATCAGCTGCTTGTCGTCGGGATTTGCCGGCGTATACTTTGAGAAGATCCTGAAAGGCAGCTCCGCCTCTGTGTGGGTGAGGAACGTGCAGCTGGGAATCTTCGGCACGGCGCTCGGCCTGCTGGGACTCTGGTGGAatgatggcgccgccattgccgAGCGTGGCTTCCTGTTTGGGTACACCAGCATGGTGTGGTGCGTCATCTTCAACCAGGCGTTCGGCGGGCTGCTGGTGGCCGTGGTGGTGAAGTACGCCGATAACATCCTCAAGGGCTTCGCCACCTCCTTCTCCATCATCGTCTCCACGGTGACGTCCATCTACCTGTTCGGCTTCCACGTGGACGTACTCTTCACTGCAGGGGCGGGGCTTGTCATTGGCGCAGTCTACATGTACAGCCTCCCCAAAGCGCCCGCCGGCTCGGCGTCCGcgagctcctcctcctcctcgtcttccACGTCCGAGAAGACGGACAGAGACGCCGAGATGGAGGCGTTTCTGCCAAA aGCTCAGGGAGGCGTGTCTCCTCCCTCTGCTGTCCACATCACAACCTAA
- the pim2 gene encoding serine/threonine-protein kinase pim-2, with protein sequence MLDKRAMEFDLEEEVRGKNVKEPFLSQYRCGPLLGSGGFGSVFSGQRLSDGLQVAIKQIAVDRVQKWTRLPDEVNPVPMEIALLQQLSEDGGHPGVIRMLDWFEVEGRGFLLVMERPPHCQDLFDFITERGALSESLALRIFHQVVEALRFIHSRGVVHLDIKDENIVVDTRTMDIKIIDFGSGAVLKDTPYREFQGTRVYSPPEWIASQCYEAVPLTIWSLGVLLFDMVCGDIPFEHDMEIYRACPSFTRRVSTGCQSLIRWCLSFQPEDRPTLEEILSHPWMKAGNDKEEEEEERGGLHEEHGSLPCQSL encoded by the exons ATGCTGGATAAGAGAGCCATGGAGTTCGACTTGGAGGAAGAAGTCCGAGGAAAGAACG TGAAGGAGCCCTTCCTCAGTCAGTATCGCTGCGGTCCTCTGCTCGGCAGCGGAGGTTTCGGCTCCGTGTTTTCAGGCCAGAGGCTCTCCGATGGACTACAG GTTGCCATTAAGCAAATTGCCGTTGACAGAGTTCAAAAGTGGACCAGACTG CCAGATGAGGTCAATCCCGTTCCGATGGAGATTGctctgctgcagcagctgtcAGAGGATGGGGGCCACCCTGGGGTCATCCGCATGCTAGACTGGTTCGAGGTGGAGGGGCGGGGCTTCCTGCTGGTGATGGAGAGGCCGCCGCACTGCCAGGATTTGTTTGACTTCATCACGGAGAGAGGAGCGCTGTCTGAAAGCCTCGCACTCAG GATTTTCCATCAGGTGGTCGAAGCGCTTCGATTCATTCACTCCCGCGGCGTCGTGCACCTGGACATCAAAGACGAGAACATAGTGGTAGACACGAGAACGATGGATATCAAGATCATAGACTTCGGGTCGGGCGCGGTGCTTAAGGACACGCCGTACAGAGAGTTTCAAG GAACTCGGGTCTACAGCCCCCCTGAGTGGATCGCATCGCAGTGCTATGAGGCCGTCCCCCTCACCATCTGGTCTCTGGGGGTTCTGCTCTTTGACATGGTCTGCGGCGACATTCCCTTTGAGCACGACATGGAGATTTACAGAGCCTGCCCCAGTTTCACCAGGCGGGTGTCAACAG GATGCCAGTCTCTGATTCGCTGGTGTCTCTCCTTCCAGCCGGAGGATCGTCCCACTCTGGAGGAGATTCTGTCGCACCCCTGGATGAAGGCAGGAAAtgacaaagaggaagaggaggaggagaggggaggcctGCATGAGGAGCACGGCTCCCTGCCCTGTCAATCCCTTTGA